The Callithrix jacchus isolate 240 chromosome X, calJac240_pri, whole genome shotgun sequence genome contains a region encoding:
- the CT55 gene encoding cancer/testis antigen 55 isoform X1 — protein sequence MLRLLRFVLALFQRRVEPAERQGPQQQGLPQGQPKLKTVQGVVTSFCGDYGVIDESIYFSCDVVTGNEPLKVGQRVNAVVEEDTALYGLKAVEVDIVPHGAGPSDAGTKLLVGCITSISEGTVYISDDIYFSLDIVSEDFVPYQGDWLDIEYSDEPGISNIKAISAKHTRWDHAEEVCITSFRARNGVIHNNIFFTLDSVKLPPGYQPQVFDTVDVVMVESSHFCYIWRAVSITPAQKSPGSPDDGGPGRLERKWQSQIL from the exons ATGCTCAGGCTTCTGAGATTTGTTTTGGCCCTCTTCCAGAGAAGGGTAGAGCCCGCAGAGCGGCAGGGTCCACAGCAGCAGGGTCTCCCACAAG GGCAGCCCAAGTTGAAAACTGTGCAGGGAGTTGTCACGAGTTTCTGTGGTGATTATGGCGTGATTGATGAGTCGATCTACTTCAGTTGTGATGTTGTGACTGGCAATGAACCTCTAAAAGTTGGACAGAGAGTTAATGCGGTTGTGGAAGAAGATACAGCACTTTATGGATTGAAGGCAGTCGAG GTGGACATTGTGCCTCACGGTGCTGGACCCTCAGACGCAGGAACCAAACTTTTAGTTGGATGTATCACTTCTATAAGTGAGGGTACTGTTTATATTAGTGACGACATTTATTTCTCCCTAGACATTGTTTCTGAAG ATTTTGTGCCTTATCAGGGCGACTGGTTAGACATTGAATATTCCGATGAGCCAGGCATCTCAAACATCAAGGCAATCTCTGCAAAGCACACCCGTTGGGATCACGCGGAAGAG GTCTGCATTACTAGCTTCCGTGCAAGAAATGGGGTGATACATAATAATATCTTTTTCACCTTGGATTCTGTGAAACTTCCTCCTGGATACCAGCCTCAAGTATTTGATACTGTCGACGTGGTCATGGTGGAGAGCAGTCACTTCTGCTATATCTGGAGAGCGGTTTCCATCACTCCAGCGCAAAAATC CCCCGGATCCCCTGATGACGGAGGCCCGGGACGGCTTGAAAGGAAATGGCAGAGTCAAATCCTTTAA
- the CT55 gene encoding cancer/testis antigen 55 isoform X2 — MLRLLRFVLALFQRRVEPAERQGPQQQGLPQGQPKLKTVQGVVTSFCGDYGVIDESIYFSCDVVTGNEPLKVGQRVNAVVEEDTALYGLKAVEVDIVPHGAGPSDAGTKLLVGCITSISEDFVPYQGDWLDIEYSDEPGISNIKAISAKHTRWDHAEEVCITSFRARNGVIHNNIFFTLDSVKLPPGYQPQVFDTVDVVMVESSHFCYIWRAVSITPAQKSPGSPDDGGPGRLERKWQSQIL; from the exons ATGCTCAGGCTTCTGAGATTTGTTTTGGCCCTCTTCCAGAGAAGGGTAGAGCCCGCAGAGCGGCAGGGTCCACAGCAGCAGGGTCTCCCACAAG GGCAGCCCAAGTTGAAAACTGTGCAGGGAGTTGTCACGAGTTTCTGTGGTGATTATGGCGTGATTGATGAGTCGATCTACTTCAGTTGTGATGTTGTGACTGGCAATGAACCTCTAAAAGTTGGACAGAGAGTTAATGCGGTTGTGGAAGAAGATACAGCACTTTATGGATTGAAGGCAGTCGAG GTGGACATTGTGCCTCACGGTGCTGGACCCTCAGACGCAGGAACCAAACTTTTAGTTGGATGTATCACTTCTATAAGTGAGG ATTTTGTGCCTTATCAGGGCGACTGGTTAGACATTGAATATTCCGATGAGCCAGGCATCTCAAACATCAAGGCAATCTCTGCAAAGCACACCCGTTGGGATCACGCGGAAGAG GTCTGCATTACTAGCTTCCGTGCAAGAAATGGGGTGATACATAATAATATCTTTTTCACCTTGGATTCTGTGAAACTTCCTCCTGGATACCAGCCTCAAGTATTTGATACTGTCGACGTGGTCATGGTGGAGAGCAGTCACTTCTGCTATATCTGGAGAGCGGTTTCCATCACTCCAGCGCAAAAATC CCCCGGATCCCCTGATGACGGAGGCCCGGGACGGCTTGAAAGGAAATGGCAGAGTCAAATCCTTTAA